The following coding sequences lie in one Coraliomargarita sinensis genomic window:
- the ribD gene encoding bifunctional diaminohydroxyphosphoribosylaminopyrimidine deaminase/5-amino-6-(5-phosphoribosylamino)uracil reductase RibD, producing MSYETSRDAFYMARAIELAGRAWGQTHPNPMVGALIVENRKVVAEGWHKGPGQPHAEIEALKALDRKRSQDAALYVTLEPCSTEGRTGACTRAIIESGIRKVVVGAIDPNPDHAGRGLEILKNAGIEVSYGTLEEECSDLNLIFNHWITTAEPLLAAKLAMTLDGKFAAASGHSQWVTAEAARDDVMHWRRYFPAIAVGANTVLQDDPSLTSRMDDAVFCPRRFVFDRHLKTMAAQRMPKLYSDQFKEQTCVLCLKSANAERKAAALDAGVGVWELPEDRGHIDWTAFRERCAAETVCGVYIECGPALATEVIENKKADYLFIYKAPKFMADSATPGIGSRRATASMSDALHLENVHHEILGDDVLTRGRLLR from the coding sequence ATGAGCTACGAAACCAGTAGAGATGCCTTTTATATGGCGCGTGCGATTGAATTGGCGGGCCGGGCTTGGGGGCAGACGCACCCGAACCCCATGGTCGGTGCATTGATCGTGGAAAACCGGAAAGTGGTCGCCGAAGGCTGGCACAAAGGGCCCGGGCAACCGCACGCCGAAATTGAAGCCTTGAAGGCGCTTGACCGCAAGCGCTCGCAGGACGCAGCGCTTTACGTCACTTTGGAGCCCTGCAGCACGGAGGGCCGTACCGGTGCCTGTACCAGGGCGATCATTGAATCCGGGATCCGCAAGGTCGTCGTCGGCGCGATCGATCCGAATCCCGATCATGCCGGTCGGGGACTGGAGATTCTAAAAAATGCCGGGATTGAGGTAAGTTACGGCACTCTGGAAGAAGAGTGCAGCGACCTAAATCTCATCTTCAACCACTGGATCACGACGGCTGAGCCTCTGTTGGCCGCCAAACTCGCCATGACGCTGGATGGCAAATTCGCGGCGGCTTCCGGGCATTCGCAATGGGTGACCGCAGAAGCGGCGCGTGACGACGTAATGCATTGGCGTCGATACTTTCCGGCGATTGCCGTGGGCGCCAATACGGTGCTGCAGGATGACCCGAGTCTAACCAGCCGGATGGATGACGCCGTTTTTTGTCCCAGGCGCTTTGTCTTCGACCGGCACTTGAAAACGATGGCTGCCCAACGCATGCCCAAGCTATATAGCGATCAATTCAAAGAGCAAACCTGCGTCCTTTGCCTGAAGTCAGCGAATGCAGAGCGCAAAGCTGCGGCTCTCGATGCCGGAGTCGGGGTCTGGGAGCTTCCCGAAGATCGCGGGCACATCGACTGGACCGCTTTCCGGGAACGCTGCGCTGCCGAGACCGTTTGCGGTGTTTATATCGAATGCGGTCCGGCCTTGGCCACCGAGGTGATCGAAAACAAAAAGGCGGACTATCTTTTCATTTACAAAGCACCCAAATTTATGGCGGATTCAGCGACGCCGGGAATTGGCTCCCGGCGGGCCACCGCCTCGATGAGTGACGCCCTGCATTTGGAGAATGTACATCACGAAATTTTAGGCGACGACGTCCTGACAAGGGGAAGGTTACTGCGATGA
- the rdgB gene encoding RdgB/HAM1 family non-canonical purine NTP pyrophosphatase has protein sequence MTSLIIATGNPHKTEEFAQLLNGTNFSVESAASCGGMPEVVENGATFADNAQLKAEALRAIAPANAWVMADDSGLEVDALDGAPGIYSARYAGPSATDQDNLEKLLHALGDLPELERTARFRCVLCLMGPDGRAQLFDGTCAGRISEAPSGSSGFGYDPVFVPDGYKRSFAELGETIKGELSHRARAVETMRGQLSS, from the coding sequence ATGACTTCATTAATCATAGCCACAGGCAACCCGCATAAAACCGAAGAATTTGCCCAACTTCTGAACGGTACAAACTTCAGCGTGGAATCGGCCGCGTCTTGTGGTGGCATGCCGGAAGTGGTTGAAAACGGGGCGACCTTTGCCGATAATGCTCAACTCAAGGCGGAAGCGCTGCGGGCCATCGCCCCGGCAAATGCCTGGGTCATGGCCGATGATTCCGGACTTGAGGTCGATGCACTCGACGGCGCGCCCGGAATCTATTCCGCCCGCTACGCGGGCCCGTCGGCAACGGACCAGGACAATCTGGAAAAGTTGCTTCATGCCCTGGGAGATCTGCCTGAATTGGAACGAACGGCGCGCTTCCGATGTGTGCTCTGTCTCATGGGGCCCGACGGCCGGGCGCAGCTTTTCGATGGCACCTGCGCCGGTCGGATAAGTGAGGCACCCAGTGGTTCCAGCGGTTTCGGTTATGATCCGGTCTTTGTGCCCGATGGTTACAAGCGATCTTTTGCGGAACTGGGTGAAACCATCAAGGGAGAGTTGAGCCACCGCGCCCGTGCTGTTGAGACGATGCGGGGTCAGCTGTCTTCATAG
- a CDS encoding pseudouridine synthase has product MEKQTTLKILYRDEHYVAVDKPAGLLVHRSPISAEESEFALQLLRDQIGQVVYPCHRLDRPTSGVLLFALDKDCLRFTQKELANQGCDKIYQAVVRGWAGESGEIDYDLKSEEAPDKIQSAQTHYRTLARSELPEPVGRYPTARFSLLELSPRTGRKHQLRRHMAHLRHPILGDTRHGDGVQNRFLRAHCGIQRLMLRAERLCFTHGKTKERITLQAAIEAEFQEIVAKLGF; this is encoded by the coding sequence ATGGAGAAACAAACGACACTCAAAATACTTTATCGGGATGAGCACTATGTTGCCGTGGATAAACCGGCCGGGTTACTTGTGCATCGCAGCCCGATCAGTGCGGAAGAATCCGAATTTGCCCTTCAGTTGCTCCGCGACCAGATCGGCCAGGTGGTTTACCCCTGTCACCGCCTCGACCGTCCGACAAGTGGCGTCCTACTGTTTGCACTGGACAAGGATTGCCTGCGGTTCACCCAGAAGGAACTGGCCAACCAAGGCTGTGACAAAATTTATCAGGCCGTTGTCCGGGGATGGGCGGGGGAATCGGGCGAGATTGATTACGATCTAAAATCAGAGGAAGCCCCGGACAAAATACAGTCCGCCCAAACCCACTATCGTACGCTCGCTCGAAGCGAATTGCCCGAACCCGTTGGACGCTACCCGACCGCACGTTTTTCTCTCCTTGAATTAAGCCCGAGAACCGGGCGCAAACATCAACTGCGTCGCCACATGGCACATCTGAGGCATCCCATTCTAGGCGATACCCGGCACGGTGATGGTGTTCAAAATAGATTTCTTCGAGCGCACTGTGGCATTCAGCGTCTGATGCTTCGCGCGGAGAGATTGTGCTTCACGCATGGCAAAACGAAGGAGCGAATTACGCTACAGGCCGCTATCGAAGCGGAATTTCAAGAGATCGTCGCGAAACTCGGCTTTTAG
- a CDS encoding sigma-54-dependent transcriptional regulator has protein sequence MVSSGSKPAVLVVDDSETDREIISIVCDALGCHVDLASDGLEALKLYNGKSYDLVLADYVMEPMNGIYVVSRIKEANPDAVCLIVTGFPNEDVRRFAHEGGVFDLITKPIQAQELKETLRLALNASQGATEKVSGIALSNRMDNCALLVGEGTEIRKIREQIAQSISSQKPLLIAGPGSTVKGEIARFIHRNGPQAGKRMVEVSCVAMEESALRYDLIAEGGAWCSLLRQAEGGTLVLDQILSLPLDVQKDLAAQFESISSKMQVLVLSDDLLEDALEEGRIDDEFYFKVTMDQIHLPPGIPLSN, from the coding sequence ATGGTTTCTTCGGGTTCAAAGCCGGCAGTTCTGGTTGTGGATGATAGTGAGACGGATCGCGAGATCATCTCTATCGTCTGTGACGCGCTCGGATGTCATGTTGATTTGGCTTCCGATGGTCTGGAAGCGCTGAAACTCTACAACGGAAAATCCTACGATCTCGTTTTGGCGGACTATGTCATGGAGCCGATGAATGGCATTTACGTCGTCTCCCGGATTAAGGAGGCGAATCCGGATGCTGTTTGTTTAATCGTCACGGGTTTTCCCAACGAGGACGTACGACGTTTCGCCCATGAGGGTGGGGTGTTTGATTTGATTACCAAACCGATTCAGGCACAGGAACTCAAAGAAACCTTACGTCTGGCGCTGAATGCATCACAGGGGGCGACTGAGAAAGTCTCGGGGATCGCTTTGAGCAACCGGATGGACAATTGCGCTTTGCTTGTGGGAGAGGGGACCGAGATAAGAAAGATCCGCGAGCAAATCGCCCAATCGATAAGCAGTCAAAAACCACTTCTCATCGCGGGGCCGGGGAGCACCGTTAAAGGCGAAATTGCCCGGTTCATTCACCGGAACGGCCCTCAGGCGGGAAAGAGGATGGTCGAGGTGTCGTGCGTAGCCATGGAAGAAAGTGCCCTGCGGTACGATTTGATCGCAGAGGGGGGCGCTTGGTGTTCGCTGCTTCGTCAGGCTGAGGGCGGCACTTTGGTCCTGGATCAAATTCTCAGTCTCCCGCTCGACGTGCAGAAGGACCTTGCAGCACAGTTTGAGTCGATCTCATCGAAGATGCAGGTGCTCGTTTTGTCAGACGATTTACTTGAGGACGCTCTCGAAGAGGGCCGGATCGATGACGAATTTTATTTCAAGGTAACCATGGATCAGATTCACCTGCCACCGGGGATTCCTTTGTCGAATTGA
- the pheS gene encoding phenylalanine--tRNA ligase subunit alpha: MQEELNKIVAGVREKAPQIATRAEFESYKATISGPKGSLTEVMKGMGKVPKEDKPAMGKLINEAKTAVTAEFKAVVERLEAAELAAKLGPDIDPSLPSPDLNRGTIHPIAQVRDEMVNLFRRIGFSVAEATEVETEHYCFDALNIPSDHPARDMQDSYYLPEELKVGNVSKHVDEKYLLRTHTSTVQIRTMLEEEPPIRIVAPGRCFRRDTPDATHSANFHQIEGLYVDKDVSLMDLKATLDHFVKTIFGPKAKTRLRPSFFPFTEPSFEMDFFSPDLGKLSNKWLEIMGCGMVDPEVFKAVNIDPDVYTGYAFGMGIERIAMILQGVDDIRYYYQNDVRFLKQFA; this comes from the coding sequence ATGCAAGAAGAGTTAAATAAGATCGTAGCAGGCGTTCGGGAGAAAGCTCCCCAGATCGCCACGCGCGCGGAATTTGAGTCCTACAAGGCCACCATTTCTGGCCCGAAAGGTTCGCTGACCGAGGTCATGAAGGGCATGGGCAAGGTCCCGAAAGAGGACAAGCCAGCCATGGGTAAGCTGATCAACGAAGCCAAGACCGCTGTCACAGCGGAATTCAAGGCTGTGGTCGAACGACTGGAAGCAGCGGAACTGGCCGCCAAGCTGGGCCCGGACATTGATCCATCACTGCCATCGCCGGATTTGAATCGAGGCACGATTCACCCGATCGCACAGGTGCGCGACGAGATGGTGAACCTGTTTCGCCGCATTGGATTTTCCGTGGCGGAAGCGACCGAAGTCGAAACCGAGCATTACTGTTTCGACGCGCTCAATATTCCATCGGATCACCCGGCCCGCGACATGCAGGACTCCTATTATTTGCCGGAGGAATTAAAGGTCGGCAACGTCAGCAAGCATGTCGACGAAAAGTACCTGCTCCGCACGCACACTTCCACGGTGCAGATCCGCACCATGCTGGAGGAGGAGCCGCCTATTCGCATCGTTGCACCCGGTCGCTGCTTCCGTCGCGACACGCCGGATGCCACCCACAGCGCCAACTTCCATCAGATCGAAGGGCTCTATGTGGACAAGGATGTCAGCCTCATGGATCTCAAGGCGACACTCGATCACTTCGTCAAAACCATCTTCGGACCGAAGGCCAAGACGCGGCTGCGTCCCAGTTTTTTCCCGTTCACCGAGCCGAGCTTCGAGATGGATTTCTTTTCACCGGATCTCGGAAAACTCAGCAACAAATGGCTGGAGATCATGGGCTGCGGCATGGTCGACCCCGAGGTCTTCAAAGCAGTCAATATCGACCCTGACGTTTACACCGGATACGCCTTCGGCATGGGGATTGAGCGCATCGCCATGATCTTACAGGGCGTTGATGACATCCGCTATTACTACCAGAATGACGTCCGCTTTCTCAAGCAGTTCGCCTAA
- the pheT gene encoding phenylalanine--tRNA ligase subunit beta, with protein sequence MKISYNWLKNYIDLNETEHSPEILAEVLPLLGFDIEEYEKLGPPPLENVVVGEVVRYDKHPDADRLRCCIVRTAEEDEPHRIVCGAKNFEAGDKVMVALPGAVLPGNFKIKKSKLRGQPSEGMMCSAKELKIGQDHDGIMVLNPEVKLGTPLNELYKDSDTVFDLEITPNRVDVLSHLGVARELSARFGLPVKYPEVKSSTENETSGEPLISALEVSAPEFCPHYTAICIKGVKVGPSPKWLKVAIEATGQRSINNVVDVTNYVLHETCQPLHAFDAAKIKGSKLVVRLACEGEEITTLDDATRSLDASMGVIADAERPLVVAGVMGSVDAEVDDSTTDVILESAYFDPSSVRATSRKLGLSSDSSYRFERGIDPRGTIYAALRAVDLILEVAGGEVDGNMITEGSEPATISEVTLRPDHVRKFIGFDIGNDAMQAVLESLDLNVSIHNDPDNTERWEVSIPSYRGDLQREVDLIEEIVRVYGTDKIPESEVVARGISENDHRIYTVNEAAASYLTGQNFDEAFLYSLRDPKEVDAIFGEASHKVLALDNPLQSDQSHLRPTLMTGLLDVLKLNISRSTGATRFFERGHVYREVNGQMVELVSIGFVILADQVSREWRQREVADFYTARTICENLLELAGQPAAKLNFKPLNECKLWQPGQTAECGDFTKMGFLATAGMLDVALVKERWDITSPVIGGSILMTPKFFERKGKRGRHAGLSNQPASTKDLALIVDRAVLGGQVESDIAKFAKKAAQGFNCENVRIFDIYEGEGLPEGKKSLALSMTFRAADRTLNDKEVNTAFEAIQKMIGEKTDYQVRK encoded by the coding sequence ATGAAAATTTCCTACAACTGGCTTAAAAATTACATCGATCTAAACGAGACCGAGCACTCACCTGAAATATTGGCCGAAGTGTTGCCGCTGCTCGGCTTTGATATCGAGGAATACGAGAAGCTTGGCCCGCCCCCGCTTGAAAACGTCGTCGTCGGTGAAGTCGTTCGCTACGACAAACACCCGGATGCCGACCGTCTGCGTTGCTGCATTGTCAGGACGGCGGAGGAGGACGAACCGCACAGGATTGTTTGCGGGGCCAAAAACTTCGAAGCGGGTGACAAGGTGATGGTAGCGCTACCCGGTGCGGTGTTGCCCGGAAACTTCAAAATCAAGAAGTCCAAGCTCCGCGGCCAGCCCTCGGAAGGGATGATGTGTTCGGCGAAAGAGTTGAAGATCGGACAGGATCATGACGGCATCATGGTTCTCAATCCGGAGGTAAAGCTGGGCACGCCACTGAATGAGCTCTATAAGGACAGCGATACCGTCTTTGACCTGGAAATTACCCCGAACCGTGTCGATGTGCTCAGCCACCTCGGTGTGGCCCGTGAGCTGTCCGCCCGGTTTGGGCTCCCTGTGAAGTATCCGGAAGTGAAATCGAGCACGGAAAATGAAACTTCAGGCGAGCCTCTCATTTCTGCGCTGGAAGTCAGTGCGCCGGAATTCTGCCCGCATTACACCGCCATATGCATTAAGGGCGTCAAGGTAGGTCCGAGCCCGAAGTGGCTGAAAGTCGCGATCGAGGCCACCGGGCAACGTTCGATCAACAACGTCGTCGATGTGACCAACTATGTCCTGCACGAGACCTGCCAACCACTGCACGCCTTCGACGCCGCCAAAATCAAGGGAAGCAAATTGGTGGTCCGCTTGGCGTGCGAGGGCGAAGAAATCACCACGCTGGATGATGCAACGCGCAGTCTCGATGCCAGCATGGGTGTGATTGCCGATGCGGAGCGCCCGCTCGTCGTCGCCGGTGTCATGGGCTCTGTCGATGCCGAAGTGGATGACAGCACAACCGACGTGATTCTGGAATCCGCTTATTTTGATCCTTCTTCCGTACGGGCCACATCCCGTAAGCTCGGTCTGTCTTCCGATAGTTCTTACCGTTTCGAGCGCGGGATCGACCCCAGGGGCACGATCTATGCCGCCTTGCGCGCGGTGGATCTCATCCTCGAAGTCGCCGGAGGCGAAGTGGACGGGAATATGATCACCGAAGGCTCCGAACCGGCAACGATCTCAGAGGTGACGCTTCGCCCCGATCACGTACGGAAGTTTATCGGCTTCGACATTGGCAATGATGCGATGCAAGCCGTACTGGAGTCCCTGGATCTGAATGTCTCCATTCACAACGATCCCGATAATACGGAGCGCTGGGAAGTGAGCATTCCGTCCTACCGTGGCGATTTGCAGCGCGAGGTCGACCTGATCGAGGAAATCGTGCGTGTCTACGGTACCGACAAAATTCCTGAGTCCGAGGTGGTCGCCCGTGGCATCAGCGAAAATGATCACCGCATATATACAGTCAATGAGGCGGCGGCGAGTTATCTCACCGGCCAGAATTTCGACGAAGCTTTTCTTTATTCGCTGCGCGACCCCAAGGAAGTGGATGCCATCTTCGGCGAAGCCAGCCACAAGGTTTTGGCTCTCGATAATCCCCTGCAAAGCGACCAGAGCCACCTGCGCCCCACACTAATGACGGGACTGCTGGATGTGCTTAAACTGAACATCTCCCGGAGCACAGGCGCGACCCGCTTCTTCGAGCGTGGGCATGTCTACCGAGAAGTTAACGGGCAGATGGTCGAGCTGGTTTCCATCGGTTTTGTCATTCTGGCGGATCAGGTCAGCCGGGAATGGCGCCAGCGTGAAGTGGCTGATTTTTACACTGCCCGTACCATCTGCGAAAACCTTCTCGAGCTTGCCGGGCAACCCGCGGCCAAGTTGAACTTTAAGCCTTTGAACGAGTGCAAACTCTGGCAGCCGGGCCAAACCGCCGAGTGCGGTGATTTTACCAAGATGGGCTTCCTTGCCACAGCGGGGATGCTTGATGTCGCCCTGGTCAAGGAGCGCTGGGACATCACCAGTCCGGTGATTGGTGGCTCGATCCTGATGACGCCGAAGTTTTTCGAGCGTAAAGGTAAGCGGGGGCGTCACGCCGGACTCAGCAATCAACCCGCATCAACCAAAGACCTGGCCTTGATTGTCGACCGCGCCGTGCTTGGGGGACAGGTGGAAAGCGACATCGCGAAGTTCGCCAAGAAGGCCGCACAAGGTTTTAACTGCGAAAATGTCCGCATCTTCGACATCTATGAAGGTGAGGGTCTGCCCGAGGGGAAAAAGAGCCTTGCGCTCAGTATGACCTTCCGTGCGGCCGACCGCACCCTCAATGACAAGGAAGTGAACACGGCCTTCGAGGCGATACAGAAGATGATCGGCGAAAAGACGGATTATCAGGTTCGTAAGTAG
- a CDS encoding RimK family protein has translation MYTTLVVTDSGTELSEVDLKVIPFEQYLADYPKLGEPRTRIINLCDTERYLSRGYYCSLLAESRKHQALPSVNTINDLRQLEDAEELRLLWSSLAPLVPKDVKTKRRLFIYFGQVEEAEWLVFGRAVFDRFPAPALKVVMPDNQHGFSVENLSPGELPKSEHKLFYERLKNFTEKIWRSPKRRQYRWDMAILYDSKEEMGPSDAEAIQRFIRAAGKVGIEAGTIRSCDAVNLAQYDALFIRETTSIDHPSYRLARRAEKEGLVVIDDPTSIMRCCNKIFLHDAFSYNKVHAPHTLVIADAGKTTLERIESQMAYPMVLKMPESSFSAGVFKVKDRADLVVKLESMLETSSLALVQEYLYTDYDWRIGVLNGRAIYACKYFMARGHWQIYNHSSKQPRHQSGGFETIATFEVPRAVLKAALKACSIIGNGLYGVDIKEQDKQVYVIEVNDNPSIEHRIEDRYLGDELYMMIMQEFADRLEQRGRN, from the coding sequence ATGTATACCACACTGGTCGTTACGGACAGCGGAACGGAGCTGTCTGAGGTCGACTTGAAAGTGATTCCGTTCGAGCAGTATCTTGCTGACTATCCGAAGCTCGGAGAGCCAAGGACGCGTATCATTAATCTCTGTGACACGGAGCGCTACCTGAGCCGCGGCTATTATTGTTCCTTGCTTGCGGAATCACGCAAGCACCAGGCTCTGCCAAGCGTCAATACGATCAACGACTTGCGCCAGTTGGAAGATGCGGAAGAGTTGCGCTTACTTTGGAGCAGCCTCGCGCCTCTTGTACCTAAGGATGTCAAAACAAAGAGGCGGCTGTTTATTTATTTCGGACAGGTGGAGGAAGCCGAATGGCTGGTATTTGGGCGCGCGGTTTTCGATCGTTTTCCGGCTCCGGCCCTGAAAGTGGTTATGCCGGATAATCAACATGGGTTTTCGGTCGAAAATCTCAGCCCGGGTGAACTGCCGAAGAGTGAGCATAAATTGTTTTACGAGCGGCTGAAGAATTTCACAGAAAAAATTTGGCGCAGCCCAAAGCGCCGGCAATACCGCTGGGACATGGCGATTCTCTATGATTCGAAAGAGGAAATGGGTCCGAGTGATGCAGAGGCGATTCAGCGCTTTATTCGTGCGGCGGGCAAGGTCGGGATTGAGGCGGGGACGATCCGTTCCTGTGATGCGGTGAATCTTGCGCAGTATGACGCACTCTTTATTCGCGAGACCACTTCTATCGACCATCCGTCGTATCGTCTGGCCCGTAGGGCTGAAAAGGAAGGGCTCGTTGTTATCGATGATCCGACTTCGATTATGCGTTGTTGTAACAAGATTTTCCTGCACGACGCTTTTTCTTACAACAAAGTCCATGCGCCACATACCCTCGTGATTGCCGATGCCGGCAAGACGACACTTGAACGCATCGAGAGTCAGATGGCATACCCCATGGTTTTGAAAATGCCGGAAAGTTCATTTTCGGCCGGAGTCTTTAAGGTTAAGGACCGTGCCGATCTCGTAGTGAAACTGGAGTCTATGCTTGAGACCTCCTCGCTCGCGCTCGTTCAGGAATACCTTTACACGGATTACGATTGGCGAATCGGTGTGCTCAACGGGCGGGCGATCTACGCCTGCAAATACTTCATGGCCCGCGGGCACTGGCAGATTTACAACCACAGCAGCAAGCAACCTCGCCACCAATCCGGGGGATTCGAGACGATCGCAACGTTTGAGGTGCCCAGGGCAGTTTTAAAGGCTGCACTAAAAGCCTGTTCCATCATTGGAAACGGTCTTTACGGCGTTGATATCAAGGAGCAGGATAAACAGGTCTATGTTATCGAGGTGAATGACAATCCGAGTATCGAGCACCGGATCGAGGACCGTTATCTGGGCGACGAGCTCTACATGATGATCATGCAGGAGTTTGCCGACCGCCTGGAGCAGCGTGGGCGCAATTGA